Proteins encoded in a region of the Sugiyamaella lignohabitans strain CBS 10342 chromosome B, complete sequence genome:
- the YIP4 gene encoding Yip4p (Protein that interacts with Rab GTPases; localized to late Golgi vesicles; computational analysis of large-scale protein-protein interaction data suggests a possible role in vesicle-mediated transport; GO_component: GO:0005794 - Golgi apparatus [Evidence IEA]; GO_component: GO:0005794 - Golgi apparatus [Evidence IDA] [PMID 17178117]; GO_component: GO:0000139 - Golgi membrane [Evidence IEA]; GO_component: GO:0016021 - integral component of membrane [Evidence IEA]; GO_component: GO:0016021 - integral component of membrane [Evidence ISM] [PMID 11943201]; GO_component: GO:0016021 - integral component of membrane [Evidence ISM] [PMID 12192589]; GO_component: GO:0016020 - membrane [Evidence IEA,IEA]; GO_function: GO:0017137 - Rab GTPase binding [Evidence IPI] [PMID 11943201]; GO_process: GO:0008150 - biological_process [Evidence ND]): MSYSNVWNPNQDLEAQNQNTAGTELLFDDDDIPVEDDFIVNDDDEPTTQQTSSQHPRIPEPPQSANAGGERLEQRRFMGGDTLDEPITATLLRDVKAVGTRLRQIVWWYAEERNTTHQEWDLWGPLVFCLLISTSMSMMAPNNQSSLVFSGMFALIWLGQVIVTLNIKLLGGTISFFHALCVSGYSLFPLVIAAVLGSFVGSRLIRLIVDVFLIAWAIYAATNGLKHSGVLSERVFLATFPVGLFYCGLGWLCVIN, encoded by the coding sequence ATGTCATATTCGAATGTGTGGAATCCCAACCAGGATTTGGAGGCTCAAAATCAGAACACTGCCGGTACAGAATTGTTGtttgatgacgatgatatcCCAGTTGAAGACGATTTCATTGTaaacgacgatgatgagcCAACGACACAACAGACATCATCACAACATCCCCGAATTCCTGAACCTCCTCAATCTGCCAATGCTGGGGGTGAAAGGTTGGAACAGCGACGGTTTATGGGCGGTGATACTTTAGACGAACCAATTACTGCTACACTACTGAGAGATGTAAAGGCAGTTGGTACCAGACTCAGACAGATTGTGTGGTGGTATGCAGAGGAGCGCAACACAACTCATCAAGAATGGGACCTCTGGGGCCCATTGGTATTCTGTCTTTTGATATCAACGTCTATGAGTATGATGGCTCCTAATAATCAATCATCATTGGTATTTTCTGGAATGTTTGCATTAATATGGCTGGGACAGGTCATTGTTACCTTGAATATTAAACTTCTTGGTGGCactatttcattttttcaCGCCTTGTGCGTTTCTGGGTATTCACTGTTTCCCCTGGTGATTGCAGCAGTTTTGGGATCATTTGTGGGGTCACGCCTGATTCGCTTGATTGTGGATGTTTTCCTTATTGCCTGGGCTATATATGCCGCTACGAACGGCCTTAAGCACTCGGGAGTTCTTTCTGAGCGAGTATTCCTTGCCACCTTCCCAGTGGGCTTGTTTTACTGCGGTCTTGGCTGGCTTTGTGTAATCAACTGA
- the STB4 gene encoding Stb4p (Putative transcription factor; contains a Zn(II)2Cys6 zinc finger domain characteristic of DNA-binding proteins; computational analysis suggests a role in regulation of expression of genes encoding transporters; binds Sin3p in a two-hybrid assay; GO_component: GO:0005634 - nucleus [Evidence IEA,IEA,IEA]; GO_component: GO:0005634 - nucleus [Evidence IC] [PMID 15343339]; GO_component: GO:0005634 - nucleus [Evidence ISS] [PMID 9393435]; GO_function: GO:0003677 - DNA binding [Evidence IEA,IEA]; GO_function: GO:0003677 - DNA binding [Evidence IPI] [PMID 15343339]; GO_function: GO:0003677 - DNA binding [Evidence ISS] [PMID 9393435]; GO_function: GO:0046872 - metal ion binding [Evidence IEA]; GO_function: GO:0043565 - sequence-specific DNA binding [Evidence IDA] [PMID 19111667]; GO_function: GO:0000981 - sequence-specific DNA binding RNA polymerase II transcription factor activity [Evidence IEA]; GO_function: GO:0008270 - zinc ion binding [Evidence IEA]; GO_process: GO:0008150 - biological_process [Evidence ND]; GO_process: GO:0006357 - regulation of transcription from RNA polymerase II promoter [Evidence IEA]; GO_process: GO:0006355 - regulation of transcription, DNA-templated [Evidence IEA,IEA]; GO_process: GO:0006366 - transcription from RNA polymerase II promoter [Evidence IEA]; GO_process: GO:0006351 - transcription, DNA-templated [Evidence IEA,IEA]) yields the protein MSNERKRTFEHSQDIDEPIKRVSVASENGGSPLHSDKNGHTINSERRLNGKERIRVARACDRCKRKKTKCDGQKPCVACKKGDLDCIYTAGSAGPVNNRTPPSPANLPQPSYYARSVSRLDGYDMNSLPNTGLRRFLSGLSSAPTSGFGISGSSTEDLPVMMRILQRLDALESSHDNRGSKDRFESATGSDQVRAVIDSESSSRSVRAPNEETNIHPSTEGRNKNNSHMPLDMRTVTVVNPTDLAYELSHYMEEQRVKELNGTYNFNIHKMRYTKRYVSILPSILGTTLYRNLSPENQKNVVVPRVQGYGWNMSGRHYLPMRTIEIPPPDLISESLSRSLLQYFFDKVNPLYSTLHRPMFLQQFESYLKTEDKRDCLLFMGMFFVVCAVAMRFSEIEEHKEYREGLEEELFQHGHSIIQTFTFQWESVELVQGWLLITCYLRICHRQSSTWMALGNAVRLCQGMGVMKKFWSPSIPAYELLKLTRVFWCCYTWDRFLGMDFGRAFTIRDEEIQIDRPTQYKDDGWFSETSYVVLQLAFAVSPVVQDFFRGGLSVNGANAIYDAILDWNENIAKPMGYGSDNDYISQPVGMAGTRPDPAIICQVRLQYHDCILYLYTRGVYSLLETSLGDGIPNEWPIVARSCKGIIHASEELDKVGKLATAWWLRLSSLYSSVLLLLVCVNAGFETKEILDYIARGLALFEKISSDGRFRMTNECLWSLRMLNTMIYLRFGEAQAAMRNIGINPGYSDVNDRHFASMGVFSKDGNIVAPHQTSSSSNNSTPLNPVSPTDRFHQSNIQPQPSASQVPQQSPNIEIPRPIPNNYPPGSVLPDFNQPSVSETETSDQLLFSSSLDWFSSWKWDTESSVATFLDNI from the coding sequence ATGTCAAACGAAAGAAAGCGCACATTCGAGCATTCACAGGATATAGACGAACCAATTAAGAGAGTGTCTGTAGCTAGTGAGAATGGTGGAAGTCCATTGCATTCGGATAAAAATGGACACACAATCAATAGTGAGAGACGGTTAAATGGCAAAGAGCGGATCCGAGTGGCCAGAGCTTGCGACCGGTGCAAACGTAAAAAGACCAAATGCGACGGACAAAAACCATGCGTGGCCTGTAAAAAGGGTGACTTAGATTGCATTTATACTGCTGGCTCTGCAGGACCCGTGAACAATCGAACACCTCCCAGTCCTGCTAACCTCCCGCAACCGAGCTATTATGCGAGATCAGTATCACGGTTAGATGGATATGATATGAACAGCTTACCAAATACCGGTCTCAGAAGATTTTTGTCTGGATTATCGTCTGCTCCGACCTCGGGTTTTGGTATATCTGGTTCTTCGACTGAAGATCTGCCTGTCATGATGAGAATTCTTCAACGTTTAGACGCTCTTGAAAGTTCCCATGACAATAGGGGCTCTAAAGATCGGTTTGAAAGCGCTACAGGTTCAGATCAGGTCCGCGCTGTTATTGATTCAGAGTCTAGTTCTCGCTCTGTGAGGGCCCCAAATGAAGAAACCAACATTCATCCTAGTACAGAAGGTAGGAATAAGAATAACTCCCATATGCCGCTCGACATGAGGACCGTGACAGTGGTAAATCCTACAGATCTAGCCTATGAATTATCTCATTATATGGAAGAACAACGTGTCAAAGAATTAAACGGCACTTACAATTTTAATATTCACAAAATGCGCTATACGAAGAGATATGTATCTATACTACCCAGCATTCTAGGTACCACATTATATCGGAATTTGTCCCcagaaaaccaaaaaaatgtCGTGGTTCCTCGTGTTCAAGGTTATGGATGGAACATGAGTGGCCGCCACTATCTGCCAATGCGTACCATTGaaataccaccacctgaCTTAATAAGCGAAAGCCTGTCTCGCTCACTTTTACAATACTTCTTTGACAAAGTAAATCCTCTGTATTCTACACTTCACAGGCCAATGTTCTTGCAACAATTCGAAAGTTATTTGAAGACAGAGGACAAACGAGACTGTCTATTATTTATGGGCatgttttttgttgtctGCGCAGTTGCAATGAGATTTTCTGAAATCGAAGAGCACAAGGAGTATAGGGAAGggcttgaagaagaactgtTTCAGCATGGACACTCTATTATTCAGACATTTACATTTCAATGGGAGTCTGTTGAGCTTGTTCAGGGATGGCTTCTTATCACTTGCTATCTTCGGATATGTCATCGCCAATCGTCCACCTGGATGGCTTTAGGGAACGCTGTGAGATTGTGTCAAGGAATGGGTGTAATGAAAAAATTTTGGTCTCCGTCGATACCTGCTTATGAACTTCTCAAGCTAACGCGTGTATTTTGGTGCTGTTATACGTGGGACCGATTTCTTGGAATGGATTTCGGTCGAGCTTTCACAATAAGGGATGAAGAAATTCAAATTGACCGCCCCACACAATACAAGGATGATGGATGGTTTTCTGAAACTTCCTATGTAGTTTTACAACTGGCATTTGCTGTAAGCCCGGTAGTACAAGACTTTTTCAGAGGGGGCCTTTCAGTTAATGGAGCCAATGCCATCTATGATGCAATTCTCGATTGGAATGAGAATATTGCGAAGCCCATGGGATATGGATCAGATAATGACTACATATCCCAACCCGTAGGTATGGCTGGAACGCGCCCTGATCCTGCTATAATCTGCCAAGTCAGATTACAATACCATGACTGCATTCTATACCTCTATACCAGGGGAGTATACTCGCTATTGGAGACTTCGCTCGGAGATGGTATACCTAATGAATGGCCTATAGTTGCAAGGTCCTGTAAAGGGATAATTCATGCTTCTGAAGAGTTGGATAAGGTGGGAAAGCTTGCTACTGCCTGGTGGCTTCGACTTTCCAGTTTATATTCTTCAGTacttttgttgttggtgtgTGTCAATGCTGGATTTGAAACCAAGGAAATTTTGGATTATATCGCCCGGGGATTAGCTTTGTTTGAGAAGATTTCGAGTGATGGGAGGTTTAGAATGACCAACGAATGTTTGTGGTCATTACGTATGCTCAATACGATGATATACCTACGGTTTGGTGAAGCTCAAGCCGCCATGCGGAATATTGGAATCAATCCAGGCTATTCCGATGTCAATGACCGACATTTTGCATCTATGGGTGTTTTCAGTAAAGATGGAAACATTGTGGCTCCTCATCAAACATCTTCAAGTTCTAATAACTCTACTCCATTAAATCCTGTGTCGCCAACTGATCGATTCCACCAAAGCAATATACAGCCGCAGCCTTCGGCCAGCCAGGTTCCACAGCAGAGTCCAAATATTGAAATACCGCGGCCAATCCCTAATAACTACCCCCCTGGCTCGGTACTCCCAGACTTCAATCAGCCTTCAGTATCCGAAACAGAGACATCCGACCAGTTGCTGTTCTCGTCGAGTTTAGATTGGTTCAGCAGTTGGAAATGGGATACCGAGTCGTCAGTGGCTACCTTTTTAGataatatttaa